In a genomic window of Gossypium arboreum isolate Shixiya-1 chromosome 7, ASM2569848v2, whole genome shotgun sequence:
- the LOC108487760 gene encoding uncharacterized protein LOC108487760 has product MPTAQQQSNRARALWLTCLASSFRTALACTIVGIITLYGPASVQSQVAFPAFSYVTVILVVTDATLGDTLHGCWLALYASVQSLGPAMLSLWLIRPTKLTSGTTALAVALGGMIVVLPEATHMVAKRIALGQIVIVYVIGFINGGQTEPIMHPVHVAASTAVGVLACVLALMFPYPRLACCEAKKSCKQLAENSSERLKLFVKALCAQDKAAASGFISQAKLLNAAAHKLVQSIKRFQGSMKWEKLPFKFLRPYYMNSGENPQEMEMALRGMEIALESIPSFPGSLMVDDGELKDGLLRLEDHISCTIRQSKCLVPGDSSTVPESNAEDVTKFFQSLQTMPQSHQDLPTFFFLFCMKLLHSKSLPEPRTKKPVLENGKSKQNGFSFKEVWSSCGLNSRRVKPALKFSLSLGCAVLFGLKYSKPNGFWSGLPVAISFAAAREATFKVANIKAQGTVLGTVYGVIGCFLFERLLPIRFLSLLPWFIFTSFLRQSKMYGQAGGISAVIGALLILGRKNFGPPSEFAIARIIETFIGLSCSIGVELLFQPKRASTLAKIELSKSLGTLHECIDNLSLQANHVESHKKLKFHVNQLGKFIGEAEVEPDFWFLPFHSACHGKLFGSLSKMSDLLLFGTHAIRFLQQESQKLETSWKETVNKLDGDLKLFKGSVGSLIKCLGNITSIPMLDKGLQKDGISYDIEMGKPPCPNFFRVSDSEEDEDELNKALSSFLQHSKEAVDMIHGIEGEKEIKSQMVLSLSCMGYCIKVLIAETRMIEEGIRELVQWENPSTPVNLHEISCKIRAQYS; this is encoded by the exons ATGCCAACCGCACAACAGCAATCGAACCGAGCCAGGGCGTTATGGCTCACCTGCCTAGCCTCCTCCTTCCGCACCGCCTTAGCCTGCACCATAGTAGGCATCATCACCTTGTACGGTCCAGCTTCCGTCCAAAGTCAAGTGGCATTCCCTGCATTTTCCTACGTGACAGTCATCCTAGTGGTCACGGACGCCACGTTGGGTGACACGTTGCACGGCTGCTGGCTGGCTCTTTACGCCTCCGTCCAGAGCCTTGGACCAGCCATGTTGAGCCTGTGGTTGATACGACCAACCAAGCTAACGAGTGGAACCACGGCCCTTGCGGTGGCTTTAGGGGGGATGATAGTGGTGTTGCCGGAAGCAACTCACATGGTAGCCAAGCGAATAGCGTTGGGCCAAATTGTTATAGTCTATGTTATTGGTTTCATTAATGGTGGCCAAACGGAACCAATCATGCATCCGGTGCATGTGGCGGCTAGCACTGCGGTCGGGGTGTTGGCCTGCGTTTTAGCCTTAATGTTTCCTTACCCAAGATTGGCTTGTTGCGAG GCCAAGAAAAGCTGCAAACAACTGGCGGAGAACAGCTCGGAGAGGCTGAAACTTTTCGTTAAGGCACTTTGCGCACAAGATAAAGCAGCGGCATCTGGTTTTATTTCTCAAGCAAAGCTATTAAACGCCGCCGCACATAAACTTGTTCAAAGCATTAAACGCTTCCAA GGGAGCATGAAATGGGAGAAACTCCCGTTCAAGTTTCTGAGACCCTATTACATGAACTCAGGGGAGAACCCGCAAGAAATGGAGATGGCTTTAAGAGGAATGGAAATTGCTTTGGAGAGTATTCCTTCATTTCCAGGGAGTTTAATGGTGGATGATGGAGAACTCAAAGACGGCTTGCTCAGGCTAGAAGATCACATTAGCTGTACCATAAGACAGTCCAAGTGTTTGGTCCCGGGTGATTCCAGTACTGTTCCGGAATCAAATGCTGAAGATGTTACCAAGTTCTTCCAATCTCTCCAAACAATGCCACAATCCCACCAAGATTTACCCACTTTTTTCTTCTTATTCTGCATGAAACTTCTCCATAGTAAGTCGTTGCCGGAGCCAAGGACCAAAAAACCGGTTCTGGAAAATGGGAAGTCGAAACAAAATGGGTTCTCCTTCAAGGAGGTTTGGAGCAGCTGTGGTCTTAATAGCCGAAGGGTGAAGCCGGCCTTGAAGTTCTCACTTTCTTTAGGATGTGCAGTTCTATTTGGGCTGAAATACAGTAAGCCCAATGGATTCTGGTCGGGACTCCCGGTTGCAATCAGCTTTGCTGCCGCAAGAGAGGCGACATTTAAGGTTGCAAATATTAAAGCACAAGGGACAGTTCTGGGGACAGTGTATGGAGTTATAGGGTGCTTTCTTTTCGAAAGGCTCTTGCCAATCAGGTTTTTGTCTCTTCTTCCTTGGTTCATCTTCACAAGTTTCCTAAGGCAAAGCAAGATGTATGGTCAGGCAGGTGGAATATCTGCTGTCATTGGAGCCCTACTGATATTGGGAAGGAAAAACTTTGGTCCACCAAGTGAGTTCGCCATTGCAAGAATCATTGAAACATTTATTGGATTGTCTTGTTCGATTGGGGTAGAGCTTCTTTTCCAACCCAAAAGAGCTTCAACTTTGGCCAAAATCGAGCTCTCTAAAAGTTTGGGGACATTGCATGAATGCATCGACAACCTCTCTCTCCAAGCCAATCATGTAGAGAGTCACAAAAAGTTGAAATTCCATGTGAATCAGCTAGGGAAATTCATTGGAGAAGCTGAGGTGGAACCTGATTTTTGGTTTTTGCCATTTCATAGTGCTTGCCATGGTAAGCTTTTTGGGTCTTTGTCAAAGATGTCGGATCTCCTGCTTTTTGGCACTCATGCAATAAGGTTCCTCCAACAAGAGTCACAAAAACTCGAAACTTCTTGGAAGGAAACTGTAAATAAACTAGACGGTGACCTTAAACTCTTCAAAGGGTCAGTTGGGTCTTTAATAAAATGCCTCGGAAATATCACATCGATCCCTATGCTTGACAAGGGACTTCAAAAGGATGGCATCTCTTATGATATCGAGATGGGAAAACCCCCATGCCCGAATTTTTTCAGGGTTTCCGATTCAGAAGAGGACGAAGATGAGCTGAACAAGGCTTTGAGTTCATTTCTTCAACATTCGAAAGAAGCAGTGGATATGATCCATGGCATTGAAGGTGAGAAGGAGATTAAGAGCCAAATGGTGTTAAGTTTGAGTTGCATGGGGTATTGCATCAAAGTTTTGATTGCAGAAACCCGAATGATTGAAGAAGGAATAAGGGAACTTGTTCAGTGGGAGAATCCTTCGACCCCTGTCAACTTGCATGAAATCTCATGCAAAATACGTGCTCAATACAGTTAA